The DNA sequence TTCTTCTCTCGTCTGCGGCTCCTGATACTCGGCAACGCCTATACTGATCGTGATTTTATATTTTTTATCTATAGTATATGCCTCAACTCTCTTTCTTATTTTTTCGGCAATGACAACAGCCTTCTCTTTTGTTGTATTTTCCAGTATGACAACAAACTCTTCACCTCCCCAGCGACCAAATATATCAGTTTTGCGAATATGCTTCAAAACCAGACGACTCAAAGCTTTTAACACTCTGTCTCCTATATCATGGCCGTATGTATCATTGACAACTTTAAAATGATCTATGTCAAACATTAGTATGCAAAACGGTTCTTTATAGCGTTTATATCTTTGTATTTCTATATTTATCGCATCATCTATTTTGTAACGGTTGTATATTTCCGTCAAGCTGTCTATGGTTGCCAGTTTCTTCAGCTCTTTTTCCATCTCAATGCGGCTTGTTATATCTGTACTTGTGGAAACAAAGTTTTGAATATTTCTGTTTTCATCAAAGAGCGGTGTTATTTTCAAGTCTGCATAATAGAGCCTGTCATCTTTTGTCTTATCAATCAGAATATTATGATAATTCTTTCCAGCGAGTATTGTCTCCCAAAGATTCTTATAAAACTCCTGTGTATGTTTTCCTGATTTAAAAATATTTGTTTTGTTGCCTATCAGTTCTTCTCTCTCATATTTTGTTTTTTCAATCACAGAATCATTGACATACTCTATGATACCGTTTGCATCGGTAATCAACACCATGTCATCAGTCTGTTCCAAAGCCTGTGCAAGAAGTTGCACTTTTTTTCTCTCAAGCACTGTTTCTTTATCCAGATAATACAACTCTTCTTCCATCTGCTTACACCTCGTCATATCTTTGTAAAAGACTATCAGTTCACCGTTTGGCAGTTTTCTTACACTGTTATATCGCCAGCCGCTGAGCTTCTCATCTTTGTAAAGCCTTGTGTCAAGATCTCTTGCTTTGCCGTCTTCATGGACCTGCAACAAAACATCAAAAAGCCCGAACTCTTTTACTCCGGGAAAAACTTCTGTCAATTTTTTGCCTATCAGTTGCTTTTTAGAAATATTTTCAGTTTTCTCAACATTTTTATTTAAATCCACAAAAATAAAATCATTCTTTTCAAATTTATAAATAACAACATTATCAGGAAGTTCATCTATTGCAATAGTAACACTTCTGTCCGCACCTTGCATCTAATCTTGCCTTTTTTAATATATTTAAATGATAACCTTTGTTTTCTGCCAAAAAGCTTAATTGGGATTTTTCATTGTTTGTTGTGGCAGAGAAGAAGACGGAAACACACTAAATATAATTTTCGGATACTCTTGTACTTTACACCATTTATACCCGTTTTTACGATAATAACCCGGAATTTTTTTCTGCACTATATTAGCTTGGTAACAATTCTCGTAGTTCTTTGAGATTTTCCACAGGTCATAATGTCTTTTATCTTTGATTTTATAGTTTTTTTTATATGTTTTCGTTGGATAGATTTTCAAATTTCCATTGACAACTTCATAGTTATACACAGTATTTGTAGTTTTATTTTTCACTTCTCCCCTTTTGTTAAAGGAAAGAGTATAAATTTCACCTCTGGTTTTTGAAAATTCTTTTCCAAAGGAGGCAAAACCATTTGGTTTTACTGACGAAACCTCCCATACTCCTAAAATATTTTTTTTGCTATAAGAATCAGCATAGACTAATCCGTACAGTAAGATTATCATAGTAATTATCATTTTATTCATTGCACTACCTTGCATTCTTGATAGAATTTTATAGACTATAATCGGATTTTATCTTCTGAAGAGGCTCCTCTGTTGAAGTCTTTGATTCTTTCTCCAAGTTCTACACCTTTTTCTCTGCATTCCTCTTTTGAATATTTCAAATTATAACAATCTTGAAAAAGTGTTTTCATTTCTTGTCTTAAAGACTCTTTTGAATCAGAACTGCATCCAGAAAACATAACTATACCTAAAATACTTACTGTTAATAAAACTTTTTTCATTATCTATTGACCTCTACTCTTTGTTTTTTTTCACTCATTTTAATTCCTCCGTTTTTCAGTTATCTGTACTTTTACTTATAGTTGTCATATGTTTTTAAAACTTTGCCATCTTTGCCTAAAATTTCCAGCTTCGTTATATGTCCGATCACTTTCACATTAATATCATCACTACATCCGCGAAAATTTTCCTGACATTGTTCAATATTTTCAGATGAAGAGATTATTTTTTTAATTACATAAGAATATTTTGCAGTCAAATCTCTATCTACACTGCCTCTGCTGTTCTTTCTTGCTTTCATAAATTGCTTAGCATCTGCTTTTATCATTGGAAGTATTGTATTATTAGGATTAATATTATCAAATGACAATTTAGTCTTCCCGTTATATGCCAAAACGGATCCATAATATGATATATACGAATTTTTACTCATAAGTGACAGAGGAAATTCTTGTTTTTTAAAGTTATATTTTCCAAACTGTGCCCCCAGTCTTAATACACTTGTTTGTCCAATTATGTCTTTATTTTCTTTTATTTTATTTAGAAAATGCGTATATGCCTCTTCAATTGCACCGTCAAGTTCAAATTCATCATTTCTTACTTTTCTCCAAACAGCTGTTTCTCCCTGATATAAATACCAACGACCGGCTGCAGCTTTATCAACTTTTGCTATGTTTGCATTTAATCCTGCTAATGCTATCTTGTCAATAGTTTTATGTTCATTTAAATCGACCTCTGCAAAAAGGCTGGCACTCATTGTTAGTATTCCTGCAAGTATTACTTTCTTCATTTATTTCCTTTGTGTTTTAATTTCACGAAATTCTATAAAAAAAGTGTGTGCCAAATGTGAAAAATATTAATTGTTATAAAAAAACAGATAAAAAGATTCTCTTTATGTAAAAATGATACACTTTCGAAATAATATTGCAACTGCATAAGGCCCATTATTGAAATTTTCAACATGTAAGTATTTTTTTTCTCTTCTTTTGCTGATGCAATTGTCTGTTAATGCACAAAGCATTACGTCCATAAATGAAAATACAAGTAATCTTAATCTCTTGAAAGAAAGCTCCTGGTTTTTAGATAAAAACAGTCAAAAATCAGTGAGTGACATACTGCAAAAATCAATATTATTTCAAAAAAGTACAAAAGATTTTTTTAATTTTGGATATATTTTCAAAGACACACTTTGGATAAAATCTATTCTTAA is a window from the Sulfurimonas hydrogeniphila genome containing:
- a CDS encoding diguanylate cyclase, yielding MQGADRSVTIAIDELPDNVVIYKFEKNDFIFVDLNKNVEKTENISKKQLIGKKLTEVFPGVKEFGLFDVLLQVHEDGKARDLDTRLYKDEKLSGWRYNSVRKLPNGELIVFYKDMTRCKQMEEELYYLDKETVLERKKVQLLAQALEQTDDMVLITDANGIIEYVNDSVIEKTKYEREELIGNKTNIFKSGKHTQEFYKNLWETILAGKNYHNILIDKTKDDRLYYADLKITPLFDENRNIQNFVSTSTDITSRIEMEKELKKLATIDSLTEIYNRYKIDDAINIEIQRYKRYKEPFCILMFDIDHFKVVNDTYGHDIGDRVLKALSRLVLKHIRKTDIFGRWGGEEFVVILENTTKEKAVVIAEKIRKRVEAYTIDKKYKITISIGVAEYQEPQTREELVKKADDALYRAKQNGRNQVVAA
- a CDS encoding DUF4852 domain-containing protein, which produces MKKVILAGILTMSASLFAEVDLNEHKTIDKIALAGLNANIAKVDKAAAGRWYLYQGETAVWRKVRNDEFELDGAIEEAYTHFLNKIKENKDIIGQTSVLRLGAQFGKYNFKKQEFPLSLMSKNSYISYYGSVLAYNGKTKLSFDNINPNNTILPMIKADAKQFMKARKNSRGSVDRDLTAKYSYVIKKIISSSENIEQCQENFRGCSDDINVKVIGHITKLEILGKDGKVLKTYDNYK